Proteins co-encoded in one Nyctibius grandis isolate bNycGra1 chromosome 14, bNycGra1.pri, whole genome shotgun sequence genomic window:
- the ACACB gene encoding acetyl-CoA carboxylase 2 isoform X1, translating to MLLAALLLLLLLIWAKMSNLQPGEEEKPEQTPAEQPAAPTVAKPPARPSPAAPSPLPQAGKAEVGEQEQIAVYNPAALRRPTLAKFVLGSFDDNSSDDELVAAAFRVGSRRSSLAGVGATGAEPPAMTALLEPTAGMRPSMSGLHLARRGREHRKMDLQRDFTVASPAEFVTRFGGNRVIEKVLIANNGIAAVKCMRSIRRWAYEMFRNERAIRFVVMVTPEDLKANAEYIKMADHYVPVPGGANNNNYANVELIVDISKRIPVQAVWAGWGHASENPKLPELLQKNGIAFLGPPSDAMWALGDKVASTIVAQTVQIPTLPWSGSGLVAQWSEEGQKHQQTISIPLETYAQGCVKDVEEGLEVAKRIGYPLMIKAAEGGGGKGIRKVEAAEEFGACFRQVQAEAPGSPIFLMKLAQHARHLEVQVLADEYGNAISLFGRDCSIQRRHQKIIEEAPTTIAAPSDIEVMEQCAVRLAQMVGYVSTGTVEYLYSEDGSFHFLELNPRLQVEHPCTEMIADVNLPAAQLQIAMGIPLHRIKDIRVLYGESPWGDTPICFHSPTNTPVPRGHVIAARITSENPEEGFKPSSGTVQELNFRSSKNVWGYFSVAAAGGLHEFADSQFGHCFSWGENREEAISNMVVALKELSIRGDFRTTVEYLIKLLETESFQSNEIDTGWLDHLIAEKVQAEKPDTMLGVVCGALNVADAAFRTCMTDFLHSLERGQVLPAASLLNIVDVELIYEGVKYVLQVARQSLTTYVIIMNRTHLEIDVHRLNDGGLLLSYGGNSYTTYMKEEIDRYRITIGNKTCDFEKEKDPTVLRSPSAGKLLQYTVDDGGHVAEGSVFAEIEVMKIIMTLVVAEAGRVHYVKRPGALLEAGCVIARLELDNPTKVKPAQPFTGGLPAQQTLPITGEKHHQVLRNMLDNLTNVMNGYCLPEPYFSAKVKEWVTQLMKTLRDPSLPLLELQEIMTSISGRIPVTVEKSIRKVMAQYASNITSVLCRFPSQQIANVLDTHAATLQRKAEREVFFMNTQSVVQLVQRYRSGIRGYMKAVVLDLLRRYLQVETQFQHAHYDKCVISLREQCKPDMTPVLESIFSHAQVAKKNLLVTMLIDQLCGRDPTLTDELTAILQELTQLSKTEHSKVALRARQVLIASHLPSYELRHNQVESIFLSAIDMYGHEYCPENLKKLILSETTIFDVLPFFFYHTNQVVRMAALEVYVRRGYLAYELNSLQHRQLSDGTCLVEFQFMLPSSHPNRMSVPISVSNPDLARHSTELFMDSGFSPLSQRMGAMVAFDRFEDFTRNFDEVISCFANPPSESVLFSETRATIYEEDAKNVREEPIHILNIALRWADHAEDEKLVPIFRAFAQSKKNILIDCGLRRITFLIAQQRQFPKFFTFRARDEFAEDHIYRHLEPALAFQLELSRMCNFDLTAIPCANHKMHLYLGAAKVRAGTEATDYRFFIRAIVRHTDLVTKEASFEYLQNEGERLLLEAMDELEVASSNTTVRTDCNHIFLNFAPTVVMDPSKIEESVRSMVMRYGSRLWKLRVLQAEVKINIRLTPTATAIPIRLFLTTESGYYLDISLYKEVRDPGTGSIKFQSYGDKQGPQHGMLINTPYVTKDLLQAKRFQAQSLGTTYVYDFPELIRQALFKLWGSSELYPKDVLTYTELVLDSQGHLVQMNRVPGGNEVGMVAFKMKLKTPEYPKGRDIVLICNDITHKIGSFAPEEDLVFLRASELARAEGIPRIYIAANSGARIGFADEIKHMFQVAWVDPADPYKGFRYLYLTPQDYTRISAMNSVHCEHVEEGGESRYVLLDIIGKDNGFGVENLRAAGTIAGESSRAYDEIVTISMVTCRAIGIGAYLVRLGQRVIQVENSHIILTGVTALNKVLGREVYTSNNQLGGVQIMHNNGVAHVTVPDDFEGVYTILQWLSYIPKDNQSPVPVTAISDPVEREIDFVPSKVPYDPRWMLAGRPHPTLKGTWQSGFFDQGSFLEIMRPWAQTVVVGRARLGGLPVGVIAVETRTVEVTVPADPANPDSEAKIIQQAGQVWFPDSAFKTAQAMRDFNREHLPLMIFANWRGFSSGMKDMYDQMLKFGAFIVDSLRDFKQPVLVYIPPHAELRGGSWVVIDPTINPLYVELYADKESRGGILEPGGTVEIKFRKKDLVKTMRRIDTVYAKLVEQLGTPELSEAQRRELEKQLKAREELLLPMYYQVAVHFADLHDTPGRMQEKGVITDILEWKNARSFLYWRLRRLLLEEGVRAEVLKANSELSHIHVQSMLRRWFMETEGAAKGYLWDNNQVVVEWLEKHMQEEDGTQSAIRENIKYLKRDYVLKHIRSLIQANPEVTMDCIIQMVQHITRAQKAQVAHLLSTLDDDGPP from the exons ATGCtgctggctgccctgctcctcctgctgctgctcatctGGGCCAAAATGTCCAACCTTcagcctggggaggaggagaagccgGAGCAGACCCCGGCGGAGCAGCCGGCGGCTCCCACCGTAGCCAAGCCCCCGGCACGGCCGAGCCCCGCGGCCCCCAGCCCGCTGCCGCAGGCAGGCAAGGCCGAGgtgggggagcaggagcagatCGCAGTGTACAACCCCGCCGCTCTCCGCCGGCCCACCCTGGCCAAGTTTGTGCTGGGCTCCTTCGATGACAACTCCTCTGACGATGAGCTGGTGGCCGCGGCCTTCAGGGTGGGCAGCCGGcgcagcagcctggctggggtgggggcgACCGGTGCCGAGCCCCCCGCCATGACCGCCCTGCTGGAGCCCACCGCCGGCATGAG GCCTAGCATGTCCGGGCTGCACCTGGCGAGGAGGGGCCGCGAGCACAGGAAGATGGATCTGCAACGGGACTTCACCGTCGCCTCGCCGGCAGAGTTCGTCACCCGCTTCGGGGGCAACCGCGTCATCGAGAAG gTCCTCATCGCCAACAACGGCATCGCCGCCGTGAAGTGCATGCGCTCCATCCGCCGGTGGGCCTACGAGATGTTCCGAAACGAGCGGGCCATCCGCTTCGTGGTCATGGTCACCCCTGAGGACCTCAAGGCTAATGCAG AGTACATCAAAATGGCAGATCACTACGTGCCCGTGCCCGGGGGGGCCAACAACAACAACTACGCCAACGTGGAGCTCATCGTGGACATTTCCAAACGGATCCCAGTGCAG GCGGTGTGGGCTGGCTGGGGCCATGCCTCGGAAAACCCCaagctgccagagctgctgcagaaaaatggGATAGCTTTCCTAG GTCCCCCCAGCGATGCCATGTGGGCTCTGGGGGACAAAGTCGCCTCCACCATCGTGGCTCAGACGGTGCAGATCCCCACGCTGCCGTGGAGCGGGAGCG GTCTGGTGGCCCAGTGGTCCGAGGAGGGTCAGAAGCATCAGCAGACGATCAGCATCCCCCTCGAGACGTATGCACAGGGCTGTGTGAAGGACGTGGAGGAGGGCCTGGAG gtggccaagaggaTCGGCTACCCGCTGATGATCAAGGCAGCAGAAGGCGGTGGGGGCAAAGGCATCCGAAAAGTGGAGGCAGCGGAGGAATTTGGTGCCTGCTTTCGGCAG GTGCAGGCGGAGGCGCCCGGGTCCCCCATCTTCCTGATGAAGCTGGCGCAGCACGCGCGGCACCTGGAGGTGCAGGTGCTGGCCGACGAGTACGGCAACGCCATCTCCCTCTTCGGCCGCGACTGCTCCATCCAGCGCCGGCACCAGAAGATCATCGAGGAGGCACCCACCACCATCGCGGCACCCTCTGACATCGAGGTGATGGAGCAG TGCGCGGTCCGCCTGGCCCAGATGGTGGGCTACGTGAGCACGGGCACCGTCGAGTACCTCTACAGCGAGGACGGCAGCTTCCACTTCCTCGAGCTCAACCCGCGCCTGCAGGTGGAACACCCTTGCACGGAGATGATCGCGGACGTGAAcctccctgctgcccagctgcag ATTGCAATGGGCATCCCCTTGCACAGGATCAAAGACATCCGGGTGCTGTACGGGGAGAGCCCCTGGGGCGATACGCCCATCTGCTTCCACAGCCCCACCAACACCCCCGTGCCCAGGGGCCACGTCATCGCCGCCCGCATCACCAGCGAGAACCCCGAGGAG GGTTTCAAGCCCAGCTCGGGGACGGTGCAGGAGCTGAACTTCCGCAGCAGCAAGAACGTCTGGGGGTACTTCAGCGTGGCAGCGGCCGGGGGGCTGCACGAATTTGCTGATTCCCAGTTTGGGCACTGCTTCTCGTGGGGAGAGAACCGGGAGGAGGCCATCTC GAACATGGTGGTCGCCCTGAAAGAGCTGTCGATCCGCGGGGATTTCCGGACCACAGTGGAGTATCTGATTAAGCTGCTGGAGACGGAGAGCTTCCAGAGCAACGAGATAGACACGGGCTGGCTGGACCATCTGATCGCCGAGAAAGTGCAG gcagagaagccagacacGATGCTGGGTGTCGTCTGTGGTGCCCTGAACGTCGCTGATGCCGCCTTCAGGACGTGCATGACCGACTTCCTGCACTCGCTGGAGAG GGGGcaggtgctgccagcagcctccTTGCTGAACATCGTCGACGTGGAGCTCATCTATGAGGGCGTGAAGTACGTTCTCCAG GTTGCCCGCCAGTCGCTGACGACGTACGTCATCATCATGAACCGCACGCACCTCGAGATCGACGTGCACCGCCTGAACGACGGCGGCCTGCTGCTCTCCTACGGCGGCAACAGCTACACCACCTACATGAAGGAGGAGATCGACAG GTACCGCATCACCATCGGCAACAAAACTTGCGACTTCGAGAAGGAGAAGGACCCGACGGTGCTGCGCTCGCCCTCCGCGGGGAAGCTGCTGCAGTACACGGTGGATGATGGTGGCCACGTAGCCGAGGGGAGCGTTTTTGCAGAGATTGAG GTGATGAAGATCATCATGACGCTGGTGGTGGCGGAGGCCGGGCGGGTGCACTACGTCAAGCGGCCGGGCGCGCTGCTGGAGGCAGGCTGTGTCATAGCCCGCCTCGAGCTGGACAATCCCACCAAAGTGAAACCC GCACAGCCATTCACAGGGgggctcccagcccagcagacCCTCCCCATCACCGGCGAGAAGCATCACCAGGTTCTCCGCAACATGCTGGACAATCTCACCAACGTCATGAACGGGTACTGCCTGCCCGAGCCCTACTTCAGCGCCAAG GTGAAGGAGTGGGTGACGCAGCTGATGAAGACCCTGCGGgacccctccctgcccctcctggagctgcaggagatCATGACGAGCATCTCGGGCAGAATCCCCGTGACGGTGGAGAAGTCGATCCGGAAGGTGATGGCGCAGTACGCCAGCAACATCACCTCCGTGCTCTGCCGCTTCCCCAGCCAGCAG ATCGCCAACGTGCTGGACACCCACGCGGCCACGCTGCAGAGGAAGGCCGAGCGGGAGGTCTTCTTCATGAACACGCAGAGCGTGGTGCAGCTGGTGCAGAG GTACCGCAGCGGCATCCGGGGCTACATGAAGGCGGTGGTGCTGGACCTGCTGAGACGCTACCTGCAAGTGGAGACACAGTTCCAGCACG CTCACTATGACAAGTGCGTCATCAGCCTGCGGGAGCAGTGCAAACCCGACATGACCCCGGTGCTGGAGAGCATCTTCTCGCACGCCCAGGTGGCAAAGAAGAACCTGCTGGTGACAATGTTAATT GACCAGCTCTGCGGCCGTGACCCCACGCTGACAGACGAGCTGACGGCCATCCTCCAGGAGCTGACGCAGCTCAGCAAGACCGAGCACTCCAAAGTGGCCCTGAGAGCCCGGCAG GTGCTCATCGCCTCTCACCTGCCCTCCTACGAGCTGCGGCACAACCAGGTGGAGTCCATCTTCCTCTCTGCTATCGACATGTACGGACACGAGTACTGCCCCGAAAACCTCAAG AAACTGATCCTCTCAGAAACCACCATCTTCGATGTGCTTCCCTTCTTCTTCTACCACACCAACCAGGTGGTGCGCATGGCAGCGCTGGag GTGTACGTGCGGCGCGGGTACCTCGCCTACGAGCTGAACAGCCTGCAGCACCGGCAGCTCTCGGATGGCACCTGCCTGGTGGAGTTCCAGTTCATGCTGCCCTCCTCCCACCCAAACAG GATGTCCGTCCCCATCAGCGTCTCCAACCCCGACCTGGCCCGGCACAGCACCGAGCTCTTCATGGACAGTGGCTTTTCTCCCCTGAGCCAGCGGATGGGAGCTATGGTGGCCTTCGACAGATTTGAGGACTTCACGAG GAACTTCGACGAAGTGATCTCGTGCTTCGCCAACCCACCTTCAGAGAGCGTGCTCTTCAGCGAGACACGGGCCACCATCTACGAGGAGGATGCCAAG AACGTCCGTGAGGAGCCAATCCACATCCTCAACATCGCGCTGCGCTGGGCCGACCACGCGGAGGACGAGAAGCTGGTGCCCATCTTCAGAGCCTTTGCCCAGTCCAAG AAAAACATCCTCATCGATTGTGGTCTCCGAAGAATCACGTTTCTTATTGCCCAGCAG AGACAATTCCCAAAGTTTTTCACGTTCAGAGCGAGGGACGAG TTCGCAGAGGACCACATCTACCGGCACCTGGAGCCGGCGCTGGCCTTCCAGCTGGAGCTGAGCCGCATGTGCAACTTCGACCTGACGGCCATCCCCTGTGCCAACCACAAGATGCACCTCTACCTGGGGGCTGCCAAGGTGCGGGCGGGCACCGAGGCCACCGACTACCGCTTCTTCATCCGCGCCATCGTGCGCCACACGGACCTCGTCACCAAG GAGGCTTCCTTCGAGTACCTGCAGAACGAGGGCGAGCGGCTGCTCCTGGAGGCGATGGATGAGCTGGAGGTGGCCTCCAGCAACACCACTGTCCGCACCGACTGCAACCACATCTTCCTCAACTTCGCCCCCACGGTCGTCATGGACCCCTCCAAG ATCGAGGAGTCGGTGCGGTCCATGGTGATGCGCTACGGCAGCCGCCTCTGGAAGCTGCGGGTCCTGCAGGCCGAGGTGAAGATCAACATTCGCCTGACGCCCACGGCCACCGCCATCCCCATCCGCCTCTTCCTGACCACCGAGTCCGGCTACTACCTGGACATCAGCCTCTACAAGGAAGTGCGGGACCCCGGCACCGGCAGC ATCAAGTTCCAGTCGTATGGGGACAAGCAAGGGCCACAGCACGGGATGCTCATCAACACCCCCTACGTCACCAAGGACCTGCTGCAGGCCAAGCGGTTCCAGGCGCAGTCCTTGGGCACCACCTATGTGTATGATTTCCCCGAGTTGATCAGGCAG GCTCTCTTCAAGCTGTGGGGCTCCTCGGAGCTGTACCCCAAGGACGTCCTGACGTACACCGAGCTGGTGCTGGACTCGCAGGGGCACCTGGTGCAGATGAACAGGGTCCCTGGAGGGAACGAG GTGGGGATGGTTGCTttcaaaatgaagctgaaaaccCCCGAGTACCCGAAAGGCCGGGACATCGTGCTCATCTGCAACGACATCACGCACAAGATCGGCTCCTTCGCGCCGGAGGAGGACCTGGTCTTCCTGCGGGCCTCGGAGCTGGCACGGGCCGAGGGCATCCCCCGCATCTACATCGCTGCCAACAGCGGCGCCCGCATCGGCTTTGCCGACGAGATAAAGCACATGTTCCAGGTGGCCTGGGTGGACCCTGCGGACCCCTACAAG GGGTTCAGGTACCTGTACCTGACTCCCCAGGACTACACGAGGATCAGCGCCATGAACTCGGTGCACTGTGAGCACGTGGAGGAAGGGGGCGAGTCCAG GTATGTCCTCCTGGACATCATTGGGAAGGACAACGGATTTGGGGTGGAAAACCTCCGAGCTGCTGGTACCATCGCCGGGGAGTCCTCTCGTGCTTACGATGAAATAGTGACCATCAGCATG gtgacctgTCGTGCCATCGGGATCGGCGCGTACCTGGTGAGGCTGGGCCAGCGTGTCATCCAGGTGGAGAACTCCCACATCATCCTCACCGGCGTCACGGCTCTCAATAAG GTGTTGGGACGTGAGGTTTACACCTCCAACAACCAGCTGGGGGGCGTGCAGATCATGCACAACAACGGCGTTGCCCACGTCACCGTCCCCGATGACTTTGAGGGGGTCTACACCATCCTGCAGTGGCTCTCGTACATACCCAAG GATAACCAGAGCCCGGTGCCCGTCACTGCCATAAGCGACCCCGTCGAAAGAGAAATCGATTTTGTCCCTTCCAAAGTCCCCTACGACCCCAGGTGGATGCTGGCAGGGAGACCCCATCCAA ctctcAAGGGGACCTGGCAGAGTGGCTTCTTCGACCAGGGCAGCTTCCTGGAGATCATGAGACCGTGGGCTCAGACGGTCGTGGTTGGCAGAGCGAG GCTGGGAGGTCTCCCCGTGGGTGTCATCGCTGTCGAGACCCGCACCGTGGAGGTGACGGTACCCGCGGACCCTGCCAACCCGGACTCGGAGGCGAAG ATCATCCAGCAGGCCGGGCAGGTCTGGTTTCCAgactctgcttttaaaacagcCCAGGCTATGCGGGACTTCAACCGGGAGCATCTCCCGCTGATGATCTTTGCCAACTGGCGAGGCTTCTCCAGCGGCATGAAAG ACATGTACGACCAAATGCTGAAGTTCGGCGCCTTCATCGTTGACAGCCTCCGGGATTTTAAGCAGCCTGTCCTGGTCTACATCCCACCGCACGCAGAGCTGCGGGGAGGCTCCTGGGTGGTCATTGACCCCACCATCAACCCCCTGTACGTGGAGCTCTACGCGGACAAGGAGAGCAG GGGaggcattttggagcctggagGAACAGTGGAGATCAAgttcagaaagaaagatttgGTGAAGACCATGAGAAGGATCGATACAGTCTATGCCAAGCTTGTTGAGCAGCTGG GGACCCCCGAGCTGTCCGAGGCGCAGCGCAGggagctggagaagcagctcAAGGCCCgggaggagctgctcctgcccaTGTACTACCAGGTGGCCGTGCACTTCGCCGACCTGCACGACACCCCGGGCCGCATGCAGGAGAAAGGCGTCATCACG GACATCCTGGAGTGGAAGAACGCCCGCTCCTTCCTCTACTGGCGGCtgcggcggctgctgctggaggagggggtGAGGGCGGAGGTCCTGAAGGCCAACAGCGAGCTGAGCCACATCCACGTCCAGTCCATGCTGCGGCGCTGGTTCATGGAGACGGAAGGAGCCGCGAAG GGCTACCTCTGGGACAACAACCAGGTGGTGGTGGAGTGGCTGGAGAAGCACATGCAAGAGGAGGACGGCACCCAGTCGGCCATTCGGGAGAACATCAAGTACCTGAAGCGGGACTACGTGCTCAAGCACATCCGGAG CTTGATCCAAGCCAACCCCGAGGTGACCATGGACTGCATCATCCAGATGGTTCAGCACATCACCCGCGCGCAGAAGGCCCAGGTCGCCCATCTCCTGTCGACGCTGGATGATGACGGCCCACCTTGA